In Cicer arietinum cultivar CDC Frontier isolate Library 1 chromosome 1, Cicar.CDCFrontier_v2.0, whole genome shotgun sequence, one DNA window encodes the following:
- the LOC101498100 gene encoding metal transporter Nramp1 isoform X1 encodes MVAPSSSSGSGSGSGSGQPQFISSTGNRNLSNAPLIETSNTDQIVVPDRSSWKNFFAYMGPGFLVSIAYIDPGNFETDLQSGAQYKYELLWIILVASCAALVIQSMAANLGVVTGKHLAEHCRAEYSRVSNFILWIIAEIAIVACDIPEVIGTAFALNMLFNIPVWIGVLLTGLSTLMLLALQQYGVRKLEFLIAFLVFTIAACFWAELGYAKPDAKEVVKGLFVPQLKGSGATGLAISLLGAMVMPHNLFLHSALVLSRKIPRSVRGIKEACRFYMIESAFALMVAFLINVSVISVSGAICNSSNLNEEDQMSCQDLDLNKASFLLRNVLGKWSSKLFGVALLASGQSSTITGTYAGQYVMQGFLDLRLTPWIRNMLTRCLAIVPSLIVAVIGGSTGAGKLIIIASMILSFELPFALVPLLKFTNSKTKMGAHVNSTMISTVTWIVGSLIMVINIYYLMTGFIKLLLHSDIEMVAKVFLGILGFSGMALYLAGIGYLVLRKNKEGAHLLALTAPESQQMANQQVNGSIYSLPREDIVNMQLPQRSSPADLD; translated from the exons ATGGTTGCCCCAAGTTCAAGTTCAGGTTCAGGTTCAGGTTCAGGTTCAGGGCAGCCACAATTCATTTCAAGCACTGGAAACAGAAACCTTTCCAATGCGCCACTCATTGAGACCTCTAATACTGATCAAATTGTTGTGCCTGAT AGGAGCAGCTGGAAAAATTTCTTTGCATACATGGGTCCGGGGTTTCTTGTTTCCATTGCATATATAGATCCAGGAAACT TTGAGACAGATCTACAGTCTGGGGCACAATATAAATATGAG TTACTTTGGATCATATTGGTGGCATCATGTGCTGCTCTTGTGATTCAATCAATGGCAGCCAATCTTGGGGTGGTCACTg GAAAGCACTTAGCAGAGCATTGTAGAGCTGAATACTCCCGGGTGTCCAACTTTATTCTTTGGATTATTGCTGAAATTGCCATTGTGGCCTGTGACATCCCAGAAG TGATTGGGACAGCCTTTGCATTAAATATGCTATTCAACATACCTGTTTGGATTGGTGTGCTATTAACTGGACTCAGCACATTGATGCTCTTAGCATTACAACAATATGGG GTTAGGAAACTTGAATTCTTGATTGCATTTCTTGTGTTTACAATTGCTGCGTGTTTTTGGGCTGAGCTTGGATATGCAAAGCCTGATGCTAAAGAAGTTGTAAAGGGTCTTTTTGTGCCACAACTAAAAGGGAGTGGTGCTACTGGTCTTGCAATTTCACTCCTTGGTGCTATGGTTATGCC GCACAATCTCTTCCTGCACTCGGCACTGGTACTCTCTAGGAAAATACCACGATCAGTTCGTGGAATCAAA GAGGCTTGCAGATTTTACATGATAGAAAGTGCCTTTGCTCTAATGGTGGCTTTCCTCATAAATGTTTCTGTCATTTCTGTAAGTGGTGCCATTTGCAATTCTTCGAATTTGAATGAAGAAGATCAGATGAGCTGTCAGGATTTAGATCTCAACAAAGCTTCCTTCTTACTTAGA AATGTCTTGGGGAAATGGAGTTCAAAACTGTTTGGAGTTGCTTTGCTTGCATCAGGTCAAAGCTCTACAATAACAGGAACCTATGCAGGGCAGTATGTCATGCAG GGGTTTCTTGATTTACGACTGACACCATGGATTCGGAATATGTTAACTCGTTGCTTAGCCATAGTTCCTAGTTTGATTGTTGCGGTCATTGGTGGTTCTACCGGGGCTGGGAAGCTCATAATAATTGCATCT ATGATCTTATCGTTTGAGCTTCCCTTTGCTTTGGTTCCACTCCTCAAGTTCACTAATAGCAAAACCAAGATGGGAGCACATGTTAACTCTACCATG ATTTCCACCGTTACTTGGATAGTCGGTTCCCTTATTATGGTGATTAATATATACTATTTAATGACTGGTTTCATTAAGCTGCTTCTTCATAGTGACATAGAAATGGTGGCCAAGGTGTTTCTTGGGATATTAGGATTTTCTGGTATGGCTTTATATTTGGCTGGTATAGGTTATCTTGTACTTCGCAAAAATAAAGAGGGTGCACACCTTTTGGCTCTAACAGCACCCGAAAGTCAGCAAATGGCAAATCAACAAGTAAATGGATCAATCTATAGTCTTCCAAGAGAAGACATAGTAAACATGCAGTTGCCTCAGAGAAGTAGTCCTGCAGATCTTGACTGA
- the LOC101498100 gene encoding metal transporter Nramp1 isoform X3, whose protein sequence is MGPGFLVSIAYIDPGNFETDLQSGAQYKYELLWIILVASCAALVIQSMAANLGVVTGKHLAEHCRAEYSRVSNFILWIIAEIAIVACDIPEVIGTAFALNMLFNIPVWIGVLLTGLSTLMLLALQQYGVRKLEFLIAFLVFTIAACFWAELGYAKPDAKEVVKGLFVPQLKGSGATGLAISLLGAMVMPHNLFLHSALVLSRKIPRSVRGIKEACRFYMIESAFALMVAFLINVSVISVSGAICNSSNLNEEDQMSCQDLDLNKASFLLRNVLGKWSSKLFGVALLASGQSSTITGTYAGQYVMQGFLDLRLTPWIRNMLTRCLAIVPSLIVAVIGGSTGAGKLIIIASMILSFELPFALVPLLKFTNSKTKMGAHVNSTMISTVTWIVGSLIMVINIYYLMTGFIKLLLHSDIEMVAKVFLGILGFSGMALYLAGIGYLVLRKNKEGAHLLALTAPESQQMANQQVNGSIYSLPREDIVNMQLPQRSSPADLD, encoded by the exons ATGGGTCCGGGGTTTCTTGTTTCCATTGCATATATAGATCCAGGAAACT TTGAGACAGATCTACAGTCTGGGGCACAATATAAATATGAG TTACTTTGGATCATATTGGTGGCATCATGTGCTGCTCTTGTGATTCAATCAATGGCAGCCAATCTTGGGGTGGTCACTg GAAAGCACTTAGCAGAGCATTGTAGAGCTGAATACTCCCGGGTGTCCAACTTTATTCTTTGGATTATTGCTGAAATTGCCATTGTGGCCTGTGACATCCCAGAAG TGATTGGGACAGCCTTTGCATTAAATATGCTATTCAACATACCTGTTTGGATTGGTGTGCTATTAACTGGACTCAGCACATTGATGCTCTTAGCATTACAACAATATGGG GTTAGGAAACTTGAATTCTTGATTGCATTTCTTGTGTTTACAATTGCTGCGTGTTTTTGGGCTGAGCTTGGATATGCAAAGCCTGATGCTAAAGAAGTTGTAAAGGGTCTTTTTGTGCCACAACTAAAAGGGAGTGGTGCTACTGGTCTTGCAATTTCACTCCTTGGTGCTATGGTTATGCC GCACAATCTCTTCCTGCACTCGGCACTGGTACTCTCTAGGAAAATACCACGATCAGTTCGTGGAATCAAA GAGGCTTGCAGATTTTACATGATAGAAAGTGCCTTTGCTCTAATGGTGGCTTTCCTCATAAATGTTTCTGTCATTTCTGTAAGTGGTGCCATTTGCAATTCTTCGAATTTGAATGAAGAAGATCAGATGAGCTGTCAGGATTTAGATCTCAACAAAGCTTCCTTCTTACTTAGA AATGTCTTGGGGAAATGGAGTTCAAAACTGTTTGGAGTTGCTTTGCTTGCATCAGGTCAAAGCTCTACAATAACAGGAACCTATGCAGGGCAGTATGTCATGCAG GGGTTTCTTGATTTACGACTGACACCATGGATTCGGAATATGTTAACTCGTTGCTTAGCCATAGTTCCTAGTTTGATTGTTGCGGTCATTGGTGGTTCTACCGGGGCTGGGAAGCTCATAATAATTGCATCT ATGATCTTATCGTTTGAGCTTCCCTTTGCTTTGGTTCCACTCCTCAAGTTCACTAATAGCAAAACCAAGATGGGAGCACATGTTAACTCTACCATG ATTTCCACCGTTACTTGGATAGTCGGTTCCCTTATTATGGTGATTAATATATACTATTTAATGACTGGTTTCATTAAGCTGCTTCTTCATAGTGACATAGAAATGGTGGCCAAGGTGTTTCTTGGGATATTAGGATTTTCTGGTATGGCTTTATATTTGGCTGGTATAGGTTATCTTGTACTTCGCAAAAATAAAGAGGGTGCACACCTTTTGGCTCTAACAGCACCCGAAAGTCAGCAAATGGCAAATCAACAAGTAAATGGATCAATCTATAGTCTTCCAAGAGAAGACATAGTAAACATGCAGTTGCCTCAGAGAAGTAGTCCTGCAGATCTTGACTGA
- the LOC101498100 gene encoding metal transporter Nramp1 isoform X2 — protein sequence MVAPSSSSGSGSGSGSGQPQFISSTGNRNLSNAPLIETSNTDQIVVPDRSSWKNFFAYMGPGFLVSIAYIDPGNFETDLQSGAQYKYELLWIILVASCAALVIQSMAANLGVVTGKHLAEHCRAEYSRVSNFILWIIAEIAIVACDIPEVIGTAFALNMLFNIPVWIGVLLTGLSTLMLLALQQYGVRKLEFLIAFLVFTIAACFWAELGYAKPDAKEVVKGLFVPQLKGSGATGLAISLLGAMVMPHNLFLHSALVLSRKIPRSVRGIKEACRFYMIESAFALMVAFLINVSVISVSGAICNSSNLNEEDQMSCQDLDLNKASFLLRNVLGKWSSKLFGVALLASGQSSTITGTYAGQYVMQMILSFELPFALVPLLKFTNSKTKMGAHVNSTMISTVTWIVGSLIMVINIYYLMTGFIKLLLHSDIEMVAKVFLGILGFSGMALYLAGIGYLVLRKNKEGAHLLALTAPESQQMANQQVNGSIYSLPREDIVNMQLPQRSSPADLD from the exons ATGGTTGCCCCAAGTTCAAGTTCAGGTTCAGGTTCAGGTTCAGGTTCAGGGCAGCCACAATTCATTTCAAGCACTGGAAACAGAAACCTTTCCAATGCGCCACTCATTGAGACCTCTAATACTGATCAAATTGTTGTGCCTGAT AGGAGCAGCTGGAAAAATTTCTTTGCATACATGGGTCCGGGGTTTCTTGTTTCCATTGCATATATAGATCCAGGAAACT TTGAGACAGATCTACAGTCTGGGGCACAATATAAATATGAG TTACTTTGGATCATATTGGTGGCATCATGTGCTGCTCTTGTGATTCAATCAATGGCAGCCAATCTTGGGGTGGTCACTg GAAAGCACTTAGCAGAGCATTGTAGAGCTGAATACTCCCGGGTGTCCAACTTTATTCTTTGGATTATTGCTGAAATTGCCATTGTGGCCTGTGACATCCCAGAAG TGATTGGGACAGCCTTTGCATTAAATATGCTATTCAACATACCTGTTTGGATTGGTGTGCTATTAACTGGACTCAGCACATTGATGCTCTTAGCATTACAACAATATGGG GTTAGGAAACTTGAATTCTTGATTGCATTTCTTGTGTTTACAATTGCTGCGTGTTTTTGGGCTGAGCTTGGATATGCAAAGCCTGATGCTAAAGAAGTTGTAAAGGGTCTTTTTGTGCCACAACTAAAAGGGAGTGGTGCTACTGGTCTTGCAATTTCACTCCTTGGTGCTATGGTTATGCC GCACAATCTCTTCCTGCACTCGGCACTGGTACTCTCTAGGAAAATACCACGATCAGTTCGTGGAATCAAA GAGGCTTGCAGATTTTACATGATAGAAAGTGCCTTTGCTCTAATGGTGGCTTTCCTCATAAATGTTTCTGTCATTTCTGTAAGTGGTGCCATTTGCAATTCTTCGAATTTGAATGAAGAAGATCAGATGAGCTGTCAGGATTTAGATCTCAACAAAGCTTCCTTCTTACTTAGA AATGTCTTGGGGAAATGGAGTTCAAAACTGTTTGGAGTTGCTTTGCTTGCATCAGGTCAAAGCTCTACAATAACAGGAACCTATGCAGGGCAGTATGTCATGCAG ATGATCTTATCGTTTGAGCTTCCCTTTGCTTTGGTTCCACTCCTCAAGTTCACTAATAGCAAAACCAAGATGGGAGCACATGTTAACTCTACCATG ATTTCCACCGTTACTTGGATAGTCGGTTCCCTTATTATGGTGATTAATATATACTATTTAATGACTGGTTTCATTAAGCTGCTTCTTCATAGTGACATAGAAATGGTGGCCAAGGTGTTTCTTGGGATATTAGGATTTTCTGGTATGGCTTTATATTTGGCTGGTATAGGTTATCTTGTACTTCGCAAAAATAAAGAGGGTGCACACCTTTTGGCTCTAACAGCACCCGAAAGTCAGCAAATGGCAAATCAACAAGTAAATGGATCAATCTATAGTCTTCCAAGAGAAGACATAGTAAACATGCAGTTGCCTCAGAGAAGTAGTCCTGCAGATCTTGACTGA
- the LOC101498100 gene encoding metal transporter Nramp1 isoform X4: MVAPSSSSGSGSGSGSGQPQFISSTGNRNLSNAPLIETSNTDQIVVPDRSSWKNFFAYMGPGFLVSIAYIDPGNFETDLQSGAQYKYELLWIILVASCAALVIQSMAANLGVVTGKHLAEHCRAEYSRVSNFILWIIAEIAIVACDIPEVIGTAFALNMLFNIPVWIGVLLTGLSTLMLLALQQYGVRKLEFLIAFLVFTIAACFWAELGYAKPDAKEVVKGLFVPQLKGSGATGLAISLLGAMVMPHNLFLHSALVLSRKIPRSVRGIKEACRFYMIESAFALMVAFLINVSVISVSGAICNSSNLNEEDQMSCQDLDLNKASFLLRNVLGKWSSKLFGVALLASGQSSTITGTYAGQYVMQGFLDLRLTPWIRNMLTRCLAIVPSLIVAVIGGSTGAGKLIIIASNCFLLKPLFVR, translated from the exons ATGGTTGCCCCAAGTTCAAGTTCAGGTTCAGGTTCAGGTTCAGGTTCAGGGCAGCCACAATTCATTTCAAGCACTGGAAACAGAAACCTTTCCAATGCGCCACTCATTGAGACCTCTAATACTGATCAAATTGTTGTGCCTGAT AGGAGCAGCTGGAAAAATTTCTTTGCATACATGGGTCCGGGGTTTCTTGTTTCCATTGCATATATAGATCCAGGAAACT TTGAGACAGATCTACAGTCTGGGGCACAATATAAATATGAG TTACTTTGGATCATATTGGTGGCATCATGTGCTGCTCTTGTGATTCAATCAATGGCAGCCAATCTTGGGGTGGTCACTg GAAAGCACTTAGCAGAGCATTGTAGAGCTGAATACTCCCGGGTGTCCAACTTTATTCTTTGGATTATTGCTGAAATTGCCATTGTGGCCTGTGACATCCCAGAAG TGATTGGGACAGCCTTTGCATTAAATATGCTATTCAACATACCTGTTTGGATTGGTGTGCTATTAACTGGACTCAGCACATTGATGCTCTTAGCATTACAACAATATGGG GTTAGGAAACTTGAATTCTTGATTGCATTTCTTGTGTTTACAATTGCTGCGTGTTTTTGGGCTGAGCTTGGATATGCAAAGCCTGATGCTAAAGAAGTTGTAAAGGGTCTTTTTGTGCCACAACTAAAAGGGAGTGGTGCTACTGGTCTTGCAATTTCACTCCTTGGTGCTATGGTTATGCC GCACAATCTCTTCCTGCACTCGGCACTGGTACTCTCTAGGAAAATACCACGATCAGTTCGTGGAATCAAA GAGGCTTGCAGATTTTACATGATAGAAAGTGCCTTTGCTCTAATGGTGGCTTTCCTCATAAATGTTTCTGTCATTTCTGTAAGTGGTGCCATTTGCAATTCTTCGAATTTGAATGAAGAAGATCAGATGAGCTGTCAGGATTTAGATCTCAACAAAGCTTCCTTCTTACTTAGA AATGTCTTGGGGAAATGGAGTTCAAAACTGTTTGGAGTTGCTTTGCTTGCATCAGGTCAAAGCTCTACAATAACAGGAACCTATGCAGGGCAGTATGTCATGCAG GGGTTTCTTGATTTACGACTGACACCATGGATTCGGAATATGTTAACTCGTTGCTTAGCCATAGTTCCTAGTTTGATTGTTGCGGTCATTGGTGGTTCTACCGGGGCTGGGAAGCTCATAATAATTGCATCT AATTGCTTTCTGTTAAAGCCCTTGTTTGTCCGTTGA